From the Candidatus Methylomirabilota bacterium genome, the window CCCGACGCCGCAGAAGACAAACGAACTCCGCATGGGCTATAGTTGACAATCTTACTAGGTAATAGCGCACACCCCTCATGCATCCTACCGAATATACGAACCGCCTCGCCCGGGAAACCAGCCCTTACCTCCTGCAGCACGCCCACAACCCGGTGGACTGGTATCCGTGGGGCCCCGAGGCCTTCGAGCGGGCCCGGCGCGACGACAAGCCGGTCCTGCTCTCGGTCGGCTACTCGGCCTGCCACTGGTGTCACGTCATGGAGCGCGAGTCGTTCGAGAACGACGAGATCGCCGCGCTGATGAATCGCCTCGTCGTCTCGATCAAGGTGGACCGCGAGGAGCGCCCGGACGTGGACCAGATCTACATGCAGGCGGTGCAGTCCATGACCGGCCGCGGCGGCTGGCCGATGACCGTGTTCCTGACCCCGGACGGCGTGCCCTTCTACGGCGGCACCTACTTCCCGCCGGTGGACCGCCACGGCATGCCGGCCTTCCCGCGGCTCCTCCAGTCGATCGCCGACGCGTACCACTCGCGTCGCGGCGAGGTACTCGAGGCGGGGCGCCAGCTCGTGGAGTCGATGGGGCAGTCGGGCCGGCTGAGCGGGGCCGCGAGCCTCCTGAGCCGCGACGTGCTCGTCCAGGCTTATCTGGGCCTGAGCGCCGAGTACGACGAGCGCGACGGCGGCCTCGGCCAGGCCCCGAAGTTCCCCCAGCCGATGACGTGGGAGGCGGTGCTGCGGATGGGCCGGCGCACCGGCGATGCGCGCGCGCTCGCGATGCTGCGCCACACCCTCACGCGCATGGCCCGCGGCGGCATCTACGACCAGCTGGGCGGCGGCTTCCATCGCTACTCGGTGGACGGCCAGTGGCTGGTGCCGCACTTCGAGAAGATGCTCTACGACAACGCCCAGCTCGCCTCCCTCTACCTGCACGGCTGGCTCGCCACCGGCGACCCCGAATACCGTCGAATCGCCGAGGAGACGCTCGACTACGTGCGGCGCGAGATGACGCACCCCGGGGGCGGCTTCTACTCCGCCCAGGACGCCGACTCCGAAGGCGTCGAGGGCAAGTTCTTCGTCTGGTCGCCCCAGGAGATCGAGGTCGCCCTCGGAGATCCGGGCCTCGCGCGCGTGGCGCTGGGCTACTGGGGCGTCGCGGATGGCCCGAACTTCGAGGGCCACAGCATCCTGTTCGTGCCGCGGGAGCCCGCGGACGTGGCCGCGTCGCTCGGCATGACCGAGTCAGCGCTGGCCGACGCGGTGGCGCGGGCGCGGGTGATCCTCCACGGCGTGCGGGAGGAGCGCGTGCACCCGGGCCTGGACGACAAGGTCCTCGCCTCCTGGAACGGCCTGATGCTCGCGGCGTTCGCGGAAGCCGCCGCGGTGCTGGGCCGCACCGACTACCTGGCCACCGCGGTGCGCAACGCCGAGTTCCTCACGAGCCAGATGGTCCGCGACGGCCGCCTGCTGCGCTCGTGGAAGGACGGCCAGGCCCGCATCACCGGCTACCTCGAGGACTACTCGATGGTGGGGGCGGGGCTGCTGACTCTCTACGAGGCCACCTTCGATCGTCGCTGGCTCGACGAGTCGCGACGGCTGGCCGAGGAGGCGCTGCGCCTCTTCTGGAGCCCCGACCGCGAGGCCTTCTTCGACACCGGCCACGATCAGGAGAGCCTGGTGGTGCGCCCCCGCAACATCTTCGACAACGCGGTGCCCAGCGGCACCTCGGTGGCTATCGACTGGCTGCTGCGCCTGGCGGTCGTGCTGGGCGAGGAGCGCTACGAGGCCCTCGCGCTGCGCGCCTTGCGTCCGATGGCCGATCTCATGCAGCGCTACCCCTCGGGCTTCGGCCGCTACCTCTCCGCGCTCGACTTCCACCTGGGGCCGGTGGCCGAGATCGCGCTGGTGTGGCCCGCCGGGCACGAGCGCGCGCTGGCGCCGCTGGTCGACGCGGTCTTCGGTCGCTACCAGCCGAACCGGGTGGTGGTCGGCGCTGCGGAGGGCTCGCCGGGTGCCGCCGGGCTGCCGCTCCTCGCGGACCGGGGAGCCCAGAGCGGCCGGCCCACCGCCTACGTGTGCCGGCACTACGTCTGTCAGCTTCCGGTGACCGAGCCGGCGGCCCTCGCACGGCAGCTCGACGCTGAGGTATAATTCGAACCGCGTCGCTGGGGGAGGTTTCCTGAGAACCGGGTGCGGCCCGGGACCCCTCGAACCTGCACTGGGTAATTCCAGCGAAGGGAACGTGACGCGGAGGCATCGGCACTGGACCGCACCCTTTCTCGAAAGGCGTGCGGTTTTTTTCATGACGGTCACCGTGAACGGCAAGCCGATGGAGCTGCCCCCCGACATCACGATCGACGGGCTGCTCGCCCATCTCAAGATTCGCCGCGAGTTCACCGCGGTGGCCTTGAACCGCGAGGTCGCGCAGCGGTCGCAGTACGCCGAGACCCGGATCAAGGACGGCGACAAGATCGAGATCGTCCACCCAATGGGCGGAGGCTAGACATGTACGACACATCACTGTGGCTGGGTGGGAAAGAGTTCAAGTCCCGTCTCATCGTGGGGACGGGGAAATACCCGTCGTTCGAGAACATGCGCGAGGCCATCGAGGCCTCCGGATCCGAGATCGTCACCGTTGCGGTGCGCCGGGTGAGCCTGCCGGGGCAGGG encodes:
- the thiS gene encoding sulfur carrier protein ThiS, producing the protein MTVTVNGKPMELPPDITIDGLLAHLKIRREFTAVALNREVAQRSQYAETRIKDGDKIEIVHPMGGG
- a CDS encoding thioredoxin domain-containing protein — protein: MHPTEYTNRLARETSPYLLQHAHNPVDWYPWGPEAFERARRDDKPVLLSVGYSACHWCHVMERESFENDEIAALMNRLVVSIKVDREERPDVDQIYMQAVQSMTGRGGWPMTVFLTPDGVPFYGGTYFPPVDRHGMPAFPRLLQSIADAYHSRRGEVLEAGRQLVESMGQSGRLSGAASLLSRDVLVQAYLGLSAEYDERDGGLGQAPKFPQPMTWEAVLRMGRRTGDARALAMLRHTLTRMARGGIYDQLGGGFHRYSVDGQWLVPHFEKMLYDNAQLASLYLHGWLATGDPEYRRIAEETLDYVRREMTHPGGGFYSAQDADSEGVEGKFFVWSPQEIEVALGDPGLARVALGYWGVADGPNFEGHSILFVPREPADVAASLGMTESALADAVARARVILHGVREERVHPGLDDKVLASWNGLMLAAFAEAAAVLGRTDYLATAVRNAEFLTSQMVRDGRLLRSWKDGQARITGYLEDYSMVGAGLLTLYEATFDRRWLDESRRLAEEALRLFWSPDREAFFDTGHDQESLVVRPRNIFDNAVPSGTSVAIDWLLRLAVVLGEERYEALALRALRPMADLMQRYPSGFGRYLSALDFHLGPVAEIALVWPAGHERALAPLVDAVFGRYQPNRVVVGAAEGSPGAAGLPLLADRGAQSGRPTAYVCRHYVCQLPVTEPAALARQLDAEV